Sequence from the Candidatus Neomarinimicrobiota bacterium genome:
CCGGGTGAAGAGGCACATCGTTTCTTGGCGGGAGGCTGGCTTGCTCCTGACCCACTACAGCGCCGCCACTGATTACAGCGGCTTCCGGCAGGCACAGGTGATTATTGAGGCGGTCTTCGAGGAGCTGGGACTGAAGCGGGCGCTGGTGGCGGACCTGGAGGGGCTGGTGTCGCCGGAGACGGTTATCGCCACCAACACCTCGTCCATACCGATTGCAAAGATCGCCGAAGGGGCCCAGCATCCGGAGCGCATCATCGGCATGCATTTCTTCTCACCGGTGGAAAAGATGCCGCTGCTGGAGGTTATCACCTCTGCTTATACAAATGAGCAGACTCTGGCTACCGCCGTGGGTCTGGGTCGGAAGCTGGGCAAGACGGTGATCGTGGTGAAAGACAGCCCCGGTTTCTTCGTCAACCGCATTCTCACCCCTTACCTGAACGAGGCTTTCAAGCTGCTGGAGGATGGCATCGCAGTAGATGCGCTGGACCGGTACGCCCGGCGGATGGGCTTCCCGGTCGGGCCCGGCACCCTGCTGGATGAGGTGGGGCTGGACGTGGCGGGCAAAGTTGCCGGTGTCATGGCGGCCTTTATCGGCGAGCGCCTGGAGATGAGCGATCATAACCGGCGCTTTACCGAGGACAACCGCCTGGGACGCAAGAACGGCCGGGGGTTTTACACCTACGAAGGCGGCAAGAAGGGCCAGGTGGACAGGTCGGTCTACCGGCTATTCGAGAATCCCCGACGGCGAACTATCCCTTATGAAGAAGTGCGCGAGCGCCTGCTGGCAAGCATCCTCAACGAGGCGGCCTATGCCCTGGAGGAGGGGGTAATCGCTAATGCCTCGGTGGGGGATACAGGGGCCATCTACGGCTTCGGTTTTCCGCCCTTCCTGGGTGGGCCGTACTGGGCCCTGGATCAGATCGGGCTAGCGGCCTTTGTCGATCAGCTGCGCCGGCTCGCAGATCGTCACGGTGGCCGGTTTACGCCGGCGCTGGATCTGGTCAGGCGGGCCGAGGCGGGAGTGAGGTATCACGCTGGGGCATAACCCGTCGGGCTCCTCTCTCAGGTGGTGTTAGGATAGGTTACCTTTACTTGAAGTAATAATTCAAAGTGAAGCTGGTGTAAGTTGTCCCCAGGCCGACCTCAGCCTCGGTTACCCACTCTTCCCTCCAGTCCACAGTTCCGTC
This genomic interval carries:
- a CDS encoding 3-hydroxyacyl-CoA dehydrogenase NAD-binding domain-containing protein; protein product: ALVHVFFAERAGRAELKAEPQPVRQVGILGGGLMGSGIATVCLDKGYTVRQKDLDCDALAKSRAYIQRYFDGRVKRHIVSWREAGLLLTHYSAATDYSGFRQAQVIIEAVFEELGLKRALVADLEGLVSPETVIATNTSSIPIAKIAEGAQHPERIIGMHFFSPVEKMPLLEVITSAYTNEQTLATAVGLGRKLGKTVIVVKDSPGFFVNRILTPYLNEAFKLLEDGIAVDALDRYARRMGFPVGPGTLLDEVGLDVAGKVAGVMAAFIGERLEMSDHNRRFTEDNRLGRKNGRGFYTYEGGKKGQVDRSVYRLFENPRRRTIPYEEVRERLLASILNEAAYALEEGVIANASVGDTGAIYGFGFPPFLGGPYWALDQIGLAAFVDQLRRLADRHGGRFTPALDLVRRAEAGVRYHAGA